A genomic stretch from Arachis stenosperma cultivar V10309 chromosome 3, arast.V10309.gnm1.PFL2, whole genome shotgun sequence includes:
- the LOC130966533 gene encoding CRIB domain-containing protein RIC7-like, giving the protein MSSSNKVKGLLKGLRYISQMFETDATKEKEIQIGYPTDVKHVAHIGYDGPSVNSPSWMNEFKHSSPRSASSPLAPSDLQNREQDNSTNFEDKVTKKKESKESPTKEKSSDRPRQSRRSSKSKESPSNGLILAQQDVESPRSGPHDIPKKGRTRKSKDANGSTRPRTKDQSSESSNLNFDSTPKSRSKQRHIEENEQI; this is encoded by the exons ATGTCTTCAAGCAACAAGGTCAAAGGACTTCTTAAAGGCCTTAGATATATTTCTCAAATGTTTG AAACGGATGCTACTAAAGAGAAAGAAATACAAATTGGATATCCCACAGATGTAAAGCATGTGGCCCATATAGGATATGATGGTCCCTCTGTGAATTCTCCTAGCTGG ATGAACGAGTTCAAACACTCTTCTCCAAGGTCGGCGTCATCACCTCTTGCTCCCAGCGATCTTCAAAATAGAGAACAGGATAATTCAACCAACTTCGAAG ATAAAGTgacaaagaaaaaggaatcaaaAGAATCTCCTACAAAGGAGAAATCTTCAGACAGGCCTAGACAATCAAGGAGGTCTTCTAAGTCCAAGGAATCTCCTTCTAATGGGCTTATTCTGGCCCAACAAGATGTAGAGTCACCAAGAAGTGGCCCACATGATATTCCCAAGAAAGGTAGAACAAGGAAGTCAAAAGATGCTAATGGGTCAACTAGGCCCAGGACCAAGGACCAATCTTCAGAATCAAGTAACTTGAATTTTGACTCAACACCCAAGTCTAGGAGCAAGCAGAGGCACATTGAAGAAAATGAgcaaatatga
- the LOC130966532 gene encoding uncharacterized protein LOC130966532 — protein MDDRVVLKIYYYGQILLETYEGVQFVCENPLDIVIPFTLSFEELKGMICEKIDSQRFRRVSCILYRYPLSVFGGFVQFQTKHITDEASMHEMFSLYMDNRHRMSCIELYIEFEQSEADRNIELDDYNSESEDEFESNYEIVGPGEDEDETGGDMNADVAEVANALANPHPFQEPSFMRSLDLEAMHAPEFPQYMNSALPVVADGEFTVGMEFSSREAVIKAMKDYTIRRSVDYRVYESEPTTFYAKCTEYGNGCDWLIRVTKMQKKYCWEIRRYNGSHTCTRSTISQDHSKLDSKTVAEAIKPLVEVDPSIKVKSIIAEVQSKFNYTISYRKAWLAKQQAVESIFGGWEASYEALPIWFEAMCQKEPSAVVHFETMPAYQGDDLVPDIRVLHRVFWSYYPCIRAFRHCKPVVQLDGTHLYGKYKGCLLVAVSQDGNNNIVPIAFAIVEGETSDAWYFFLSNLRQHVVTRDGVGLISDRHDSIRSAIERSNGAWSPPRAFHMFCIRHIESNFLRKFKAPYLQKLIVNIGYSRTIKEYQMRYE, from the exons ATGGATGATAGAGTTGTGTTGAAGATTTATTATTACGGGCAGATTTTATTGGAAACATATGAgggggttcaatttgtgtgtGAGAATCCATTAGATATTGTTATTCCGTTCACATTATCATTTGAGGAATTGAAAGGGATGATTTGTGAGAAGATAGATTCTCAAAGATTTAGGAGAGTATCATGTATTTTGTACCGGTATCCGTTATCTGTGTTTGGTGGGTTCGTTCAATTTCAGACCAAGCACATCACAGATGAAGCGAGTATGCATGAAATGTTTTCATTGTATATGGATAATCGCCACCGAATGTCGTGCATCGAGTTGTATATTGAGTTTGAGCAATCCGAAGCAGACCGTAACATTGAGTTGGATGATTATAATAGTGAAAGCGaggatgaatttgaaagtaaCTACGAGATCGTTGGTCCAggtgaagatgaagatgaaactGGCGGTGATATGAACGCAGATGTGGCAGAAGTTGCAAATGCACTAGCAAACCCGCATCCGTTTCAGGAGCCTTCTTTCATGCGGTCGTTGGATTTGGAGGCTATGCACGCACCGGAGTTTCCGCAATATATGAATTCAG CCCTTCCTGTTGTGGCGGATGGTGAGTTCACAGTGGGGATGGAATTCAGTTCAAGGGAGGCAGTAATCAAGGCAATGAAAGATTATACCATCCGAAGAAGTGTAGACTATCGGGTATATGAGTCGGAACCCACGACATTCTATGCCAAATGTACAGAATATGGCAATGGTTGTGACTGGTTGATTAGGGTAACCAAAATGCAGAAGAAGTACTGTTGGGAGATAAGGAGGTACAATGGAAGTCACACGTGTACCAGGTCAACTATTTCTCAAGACCATTCGAAGCTGGATTCGAAGACAGTTGCAGAAGCAATTAAGCCGTTGGTAGAAGTTGACCCGTCTATAAAGGTGAAATCAATCATTGCTGAAGTCCAGTCAAAGTTTAACTACACCATCAGTTATCGCAAGGCTTGGTTAGCAAAGCAGCAGGCGGTGGAATCAATTTTCGGTGGTTGGGAAGCATCGTATGAAGCTTTGCCCATATGGTTTGAGGCCATGTGTCAAAAGGAGCCATCAGCAGTGGTTCACTTTGAAACAATGCCTGCTTACCAGGGGGATGATTTGGTTCCTGATATACGTGTACTGCATAGAGTCTTTTGGAGCTATTATCCTTGTATAAGGGCCTTCAGACACTGCAAGCCAGTGGTGCAGCTGGACGGGACTCATTTGTATGGAAAATATAAGGGTTGTTTATTGGTTGCAGTCTCACAGGATGGTAATAACAACATAGTACCTATTGCATTTGCCATAGTGGAGGGAGAGACTTCGGATGCATGGTACTTTTTCCTGAGTAACTTGCGTCAACATGTGGTGACACGTGATGGAGTGGGACTTATCTCTGATCGACACGATTCTATTAGGTCAGCTATTGAAAGAAGTAATGGTGCTTGGTCTCCTCCTAGAGCATTCCATATGTTTTGTATCCGGCATATTGAGTCAAACTTCTTGAGGAAGTTCAAGGCACCTTACTTGCAGAAGCTCATCGTCAACATTG GATACTCGAGGACGATCAAGGAGTACCAGATGCGCTATGAATGA
- the LOC130969778 gene encoding succinate--CoA ligase [ADP-forming] subunit beta, mitochondrial encodes MVRGLLNKLVSRSLSVAGRWQHNQLRRLNIHEYQGAELMSKYGVNVPRGVAVSSVEEARKVIKDVFPNESEIVVKSQVLAGGRGLGTFKNGLKGGVHIVKADQVADIAGKMLGQILVTKQTGAQGKPVNKVYLCQKLALVNEMYFSIILDRKSAGPLVIACSKGGTSIEDLAEKFPDMIIKVPIDVFKGITDEDAAKVVDGLAPKGADKNKSIEQVKNLYNLFRKTDCTLLEINPLAETADNQLVAADAKMNFDDNAAYRQKEIFALRDTTQEDPREVAAAKADLNYIGLDGEIGCMVNGAGLAMATMDIIKLHGGTPANFLDVGGNASEGQVVEAFKILTADDKVKAILVNIFGGIMKCDVIASGIVNAAKQVQLKVPVVVRLEGTNVDQGKRILKESGMKLITAEDLDDAAQKAVKAYK; translated from the exons atgGTTCGGGGACTATTGAACAAGCTCGTCTCTCGCTCCCTCTCCGTCGCCGGAAGATGGCAGCACAACCAGCTCCGCCGTCTTAACATCCACGAGTACCAG GGAGCGGAGTTGATGAGCAAGTACGGAGTGAATGTTCCGAGAGGCGTAGCTGTTTCTTCTGTTGAAGAGGCAAGGAAGGTTATCAAGGATGTCTTTCCTAATGAAAGCGAG ATCGTGGTTAAGAGTCAAGTTTTGGCTGGTGGACGAGGCTTGGGAACTTTTAAAAATGGTCTTAAGGGTGGTGTACACATTGTTAAGGCTGACCAGGTTGCAGATATTGCTG GGAAGATGCTTGGGCAGATACTTGTTACCAAACAAACTGGTGCTCAGGGAAAACCAGTTAACAAG GTTTATTTGTGTCAAAAACTGGCACTTGTGAATGAGATGTACTTTTCTATAATCCTGGATCGTAAGTCTGCTGGTCCT CTTGTCATTGCATGTAGTAAGGGAGGAACCAGCATTGAAGACCTTGCAGAGAAATTCCCAGACATGATTATAAAG GTACCGATTGATGTTTTTAAAGGAATTACTGATGAAGATGCTGCAAAGGTGGTTGATGGCTTGGCTCCCAAAGGAGCTGATAAAAATAAATCTATTGAACAAGTGAAGAATTTGTATAATCTTTTCCGCAAAACTGACTGCACTCTTTTGGAA ATCAATCCTCTAGCTGAAACTGCCGATAACCAGTTGGTTGCTGCTGATGCTAAGATGAATTTTGATGATAATGCTGCATATCGTCAGAAAGAGATATTTGCTCTCCGTGATACGACGCAAGAGGATCCTCGAGAG GTGGCTGCTGCAAAGGCGGATTTAAATTATATTGGGTTAGATGGAGAAATTGGTTGCATGGTGAATGGTGCAGGGTTAGCAATGGCCACAATGGATATAATTAAATTGCATGGGGGTACTCCTGCCAATTTTCTGGATGTAGGTGGCAATGCCTCTGAAGGCCAG GTGGTTGAGGCATTTAAGATATTGACTGCTGATGACAAAGTAAAGGCTATTTTGGTTAACATTTTTGGTGGCATCATGAAGTGCGATGTTATTGCAAGTGGAATAGTAAATGCTGCCAAACAG GTTCAACTAAAAGTACCAGTTGTGGTTCGTCTTGAAGGCACCAATGTTGATCAAGGAAAAAGAATTTTGAAG GAAAGTGGCATGAAACTAATAACAGCCGAAGATTTGGATGATGCTGCACAGAAAGCAGTGAAAGCTTACAAATGA